The Pseudomonadota bacterium genome includes a window with the following:
- a CDS encoding serine/threonine-protein kinase, with translation MPRARAPLNGMLPRGALHPGHTSSGGSMISATIGRYHILQELGRGGMGVVYKGHDPVLQRSVAIKILGQQLVGNPESKERFIREAQAAARLNHPNIAGIYDINEQDGIYYLVLEFIPGKNLDTILREHKGPMAVQEALKYFIPAAQALDYAHQHSIIHRDVKPANILVREGDEAVKVADFGIARVEAETSGLTQQNQLLGSLYYISPEQIRGEKPDRRLDIYALGIMLYEMLTGDLPFKADNAGQLMQLHLTAQPKPPTIFNLHIPRNVETAILKALAKDPAERFQNVQDLLNALKQEELPEEMFQTKISPAEAALHNILGNNYYKQGKLDLAILEWQKATALDPYNALTHNNLGTAFDGVGKLSEAVDEYTQAVKLNPNNFVAHYNLGSAHYRKGNLDESIEEYRVVSVLNPKFAPAYYNLGNGLYKQGKLDLAIEAWQKALILNPQFAEVLYNLGNAYQKKGRKEEAADCWKKALELDPQFAIAQYNLAAQALKEGDIETAYEMWSKSIEINPEFAEAHYNIGNLHYERGNIDIAITEWEKATHARYGFWQAHYNLGNAYYQREAIDQAVEQWQKTVQFKDNHWPAHWNLGNTYYFDKQQVDPAILEWQKVTTVKSDHWQSYYNLGEAYLAQGKLELTVLEWEKVVQLNPKFWHVYHNLGTIYYQRGKLDLAVAYWTKAVALMLFTW, from the coding sequence TTGCCCCGCGCGAGAGCGCCCCTCAACGGCATGCTCCCCCGAGGCGCCCTCCACCCCGGTCACACATCCAGCGGAGGATCGATGATCAGCGCCACCATAGGTCGCTACCACATTCTGCAAGAGCTCGGCCGCGGCGGCATGGGCGTGGTGTACAAGGGCCACGACCCCGTGCTCCAGCGCTCGGTGGCCATCAAGATCCTCGGGCAGCAGCTGGTGGGAAATCCGGAGAGCAAGGAACGCTTCATCCGCGAGGCCCAGGCGGCAGCGCGCCTCAACCACCCGAACATCGCCGGCATCTACGACATCAACGAGCAGGACGGCATCTACTACCTCGTCCTCGAATTCATCCCCGGCAAGAACCTCGACACCATCCTGCGCGAGCACAAGGGGCCGATGGCTGTCCAGGAGGCGCTGAAATACTTCATCCCCGCCGCCCAGGCCCTCGACTACGCGCACCAGCACTCCATCATCCACCGTGACGTGAAGCCCGCAAACATATTGGTGCGCGAAGGCGACGAGGCCGTTAAGGTGGCCGACTTCGGCATCGCGCGCGTCGAGGCCGAGACCAGCGGTCTGACCCAGCAGAACCAGCTGCTCGGCTCGCTGTACTACATCTCTCCCGAGCAGATCCGCGGCGAGAAGCCCGACCGCAGGCTCGACATCTACGCCCTCGGAATCATGCTCTACGAGATGCTGACCGGCGACCTGCCGTTCAAGGCCGACAATGCCGGCCAGCTCATGCAGCTGCACCTCACGGCACAGCCCAAGCCCCCCACCATCTTCAACCTGCACATCCCCCGCAATGTCGAGACCGCGATTCTCAAAGCCCTCGCCAAGGACCCGGCCGAGCGCTTCCAGAACGTGCAGGACCTGCTCAACGCCCTCAAGCAGGAAGAGCTGCCGGAAGAGATGTTCCAGACCAAGATCTCGCCTGCCGAAGCCGCGCTGCACAACATCCTCGGCAACAACTACTACAAGCAGGGCAAGCTCGACCTGGCCATTCTCGAGTGGCAGAAGGCCACCGCGCTCGACCCCTACAATGCGCTCACCCACAACAACCTCGGCACGGCCTTCGACGGAGTGGGCAAGCTGAGCGAAGCGGTCGACGAGTACACCCAGGCGGTGAAGCTAAACCCCAACAACTTCGTGGCGCACTACAACCTGGGTTCGGCCCACTACCGCAAGGGCAACCTCGACGAATCGATCGAGGAGTACCGCGTTGTCTCGGTGCTCAATCCCAAGTTCGCGCCCGCCTACTACAACCTCGGCAACGGCCTCTACAAGCAGGGCAAGCTCGATCTTGCCATCGAGGCCTGGCAGAAGGCGCTGATTCTCAACCCGCAGTTTGCCGAGGTGCTCTACAACCTGGGCAATGCCTATCAGAAGAAGGGGCGCAAAGAAGAGGCCGCCGACTGCTGGAAGAAGGCCCTCGAGCTCGATCCGCAGTTCGCCATCGCCCAGTACAACCTGGCAGCCCAGGCCCTCAAGGAGGGCGACATCGAGACGGCCTACGAGATGTGGAGCAAGTCCATCGAGATCAACCCGGAGTTCGCCGAGGCCCACTACAACATCGGCAACCTCCACTACGAGCGGGGCAACATCGACATCGCCATCACCGAGTGGGAGAAGGCCACCCACGCCCGCTACGGCTTCTGGCAGGCCCACTACAACCTCGGCAATGCCTACTACCAGCGCGAAGCCATCGATCAGGCCGTCGAGCAGTGGCAGAAGACGGTGCAGTTCAAGGACAACCACTGGCCCGCCCACTGGAACCTGGGCAACACCTACTACTTCGACAAGCAGCAGGTCGACCCGGCCATTCTCGAGTGGCAGAAGGTCACCACGGTGAAGAGCGACCACTGGCAGTCATACTACAACCTGGGCGAAGCCTACCTGGCCCAGGGCAAGCTCGAGCTCACGGTGCTCGAGTGGGAGAAGGTGGTGCAGCTCAACCCGAAGTTCTGGCACGTCTACCACAACCTGGGCACCATCTACTACCAGCGGGGCAAGCTCGACCTCGCCGTGGCCTACTGGACCAAGGCCGTGGCGCTCATGCTCTTCACCTGGTAG
- a CDS encoding nuclear transport factor 2 family protein, translating to MSPLRRIALCLIAASLLLCSACSRSGNARAEIQTRYDAMNAALKSKDADKFLAVLTPDFEQVGADKTSIKRAKMDEIARALVKETEQIDSTSTIEQVTVTGDRADVTVVTKQKVTVKNPVGDKSSVVEITSTSQDVWKNDKGEWKLLNSAETKHEALKDGQPLATPTTRKRD from the coding sequence ATGTCCCCCCTCCGCCGCATCGCACTGTGCCTCATCGCCGCCTCGCTGCTGCTCTGCAGCGCCTGCAGCCGTTCCGGCAACGCAAGAGCCGAGATCCAGACCCGCTACGACGCAATGAACGCGGCGCTCAAATCGAAGGACGCCGACAAGTTCCTCGCGGTTCTCACCCCTGACTTCGAGCAGGTCGGCGCCGACAAGACCTCGATCAAGCGCGCCAAGATGGACGAGATCGCGCGCGCACTCGTCAAGGAGACCGAGCAGATCGACAGCACGAGCACCATCGAGCAGGTGACCGTGACCGGTGACCGCGCCGACGTGACCGTCGTCACAAAGCAGAAGGTCACGGTGAAGAACCCCGTCGGCGACAAGTCGAGCGTGGTCGAGATCACGTCGACCAGCCAGGACGTCTGGAAGAACGACAAGGGCGAGTGGAAGCTGCTCAACTCCGCAGAGACGAAGCACGAAGCGCTCAAGGACGGGCAGCCCCTGGCAACGCCCACCACGCGCAAGCGCGACTGA
- the truA gene encoding tRNA pseudouridine(38-40) synthase TruA has protein sequence MRARPTRGPRPAGGSRSAVQRVRLDIEYEGTRYSGWQVQRNARTVQGEIMAAASTVFGRPEVELQGAGRTDAGVHALRQVAHIDAPLGVSPHSWRHKINDLLPPDIHVLRAEPVPLTFHARHDAVSRTYLYQISRRRTAFGKRFVWWVKDPLRVEVMRSLAAQFVGLHDFASFCDKGHVGDTRVKVDEVAVEEHESLVLVRLTASHFLWKMVRQMVGVLVEVGRGRMSAREAARLLESPSGRPAELTAPPSGLFLERVRYAGETALAPLRPQIWVP, from the coding sequence GTGAGGGCGCGTCCGACGCGAGGGCCGCGCCCCGCGGGCGGAAGCCGTTCCGCGGTTCAGCGCGTGCGCCTCGACATCGAGTACGAGGGCACGCGCTACAGCGGATGGCAGGTGCAGCGCAACGCCCGCACGGTGCAGGGCGAGATCATGGCTGCCGCGTCGACGGTGTTCGGTCGCCCAGAGGTCGAGCTGCAAGGGGCGGGGCGCACCGACGCCGGCGTGCACGCCCTGCGCCAGGTCGCCCACATCGACGCGCCTCTGGGTGTCTCCCCCCATTCGTGGCGACACAAGATCAACGACCTTCTGCCGCCCGACATCCACGTGCTGCGGGCCGAGCCCGTGCCACTGACCTTTCACGCGCGTCACGACGCCGTCTCGCGCACCTATCTCTACCAGATCAGCCGTCGCCGCACCGCGTTCGGCAAGCGCTTCGTCTGGTGGGTCAAGGATCCGCTGCGCGTCGAGGTCATGCGTTCGCTGGCCGCGCAGTTCGTCGGCCTGCACGACTTCGCGTCGTTCTGCGACAAGGGCCACGTGGGCGACACGCGCGTGAAGGTCGACGAGGTCGCGGTGGAGGAGCACGAGTCTCTCGTGCTGGTCAGGCTCACCGCTTCGCACTTCCTGTGGAAGATGGTGCGCCAGATGGTGGGGGTGCTCGTCGAGGTCGGGCGTGGACGCATGTCTGCCCGCGAGGCCGCGCGTCTCCTCGAGAGCCCCTCTGGTCGGCCCGCAGAGCTCACAGCCCCGCCGTCGGGGCTGTTCCTGGAACGGGTGCGCTACGCGGGAGAGACCGCGCTGGCCCCGTTGCGCCCTCAGATCTGGGTGCCCTGA
- a CDS encoding YceI family protein, which translates to MPSPSRPPHHYCHKERLVPTYTAANAECLVFTYKEGLLSAVAHDLKIKVTDFEIVIDEASDSISGTFNATSLRVINAMSNGADTPGTPSDGDKKKIEQNIVNDVLHSAKFPTITFESEAYREKGEGYQVKGTLSLHGQQKSIIVDVADTGSHYVAEATLHQPDFGIKPYSAMMGTLKIKADLKIQVKAPKG; encoded by the coding sequence CTGCCTTCGCCAAGTCGCCCGCCTCATCACTACTGTCACAAGGAGCGACTCGTGCCCACCTATACCGCCGCCAACGCCGAATGCCTGGTCTTCACATACAAGGAGGGCCTGCTGTCGGCCGTGGCGCACGACCTCAAGATCAAGGTCACCGATTTCGAGATCGTGATCGACGAGGCTTCTGACTCGATCAGCGGCACGTTCAACGCCACCTCGCTGCGCGTCATCAACGCCATGTCGAACGGTGCCGACACGCCGGGCACCCCCTCAGATGGAGACAAGAAGAAGATCGAGCAGAACATCGTCAATGACGTTCTGCACAGTGCGAAGTTCCCCACCATCACGTTCGAGTCAGAGGCCTACCGCGAGAAGGGCGAGGGCTACCAGGTGAAGGGAACCCTCTCGCTGCACGGGCAGCAGAAGAGCATCATCGTCGACGTGGCTGACACCGGCTCGCACTATGTCGCTGAAGCCACCCTGCATCAGCCGGACTTCGGCATCAAGCCCTACTCCGCGATGATGGGCACGCTCAAGATCAAGGCCGATCTCAAGATCCAGGTCAAGGCGCCGAAGGGGTGA
- a CDS encoding PDZ domain-containing protein — MRWLRLPLRIALVTTMVAIAAWYCPTSYILRAPGHADDLAPIVHVRGGHPLEAHSLLMTTIIYEKANLLFCFYSLFDRDAMLVPDEDAVSPHVFLPRPSGLPYLRSPEDVMAFSKDTARVVALRKLGYDIKVESTGARVVGFLAGVPSASHLQLDDVIDEVDGTRVRTVPQLRQSIRGRKPGDAVTVKLRRAGKAAEASFALASHGGRPMLGIVSQDAIEHSKLPVDIDIVTHNVNGASAGLMFTLAIIDQLTPGGITKGNVVAGTGTIEMNGNVGPIEGVDLKLVAARRAGATVFLVPLDNYSEAKDKGDGMKLIPVQSVDDALQALKALR; from the coding sequence ATGAGGTGGCTGCGGCTGCCCCTGCGCATCGCGCTGGTCACGACGATGGTGGCCATTGCCGCCTGGTACTGCCCGACCTCCTACATCCTGCGGGCGCCAGGTCACGCCGACGATCTCGCGCCCATCGTCCACGTGCGCGGAGGACACCCGCTCGAAGCGCACAGCCTTCTCATGACCACCATCATCTATGAGAAGGCGAATCTGCTCTTCTGCTTCTACTCGCTGTTCGACAGAGACGCCATGCTCGTTCCCGACGAGGACGCGGTCTCTCCCCACGTCTTTCTCCCGCGCCCGAGCGGGTTGCCCTATCTGCGAAGTCCGGAAGACGTCATGGCGTTCAGCAAGGACACGGCACGGGTGGTGGCACTTCGCAAGCTGGGCTACGACATCAAGGTCGAGAGCACGGGGGCGCGGGTGGTGGGGTTTCTGGCGGGCGTTCCCTCGGCTTCGCATCTGCAGCTCGACGATGTGATCGACGAGGTTGACGGCACTCGTGTTCGCACCGTTCCGCAGCTGCGCCAGAGCATCCGGGGTCGAAAGCCCGGAGATGCGGTGACCGTGAAGCTCCGCCGCGCGGGGAAAGCGGCGGAGGCCAGTTTCGCCCTGGCCTCCCACGGGGGGCGTCCCATGCTCGGCATCGTCAGTCAGGACGCCATCGAGCACTCAAAGCTGCCCGTGGACATCGATATCGTCACCCACAACGTGAACGGTGCATCGGCAGGTCTCATGTTCACCCTGGCCATCATCGATCAGCTGACGCCAGGGGGGATCACGAAGGGCAACGTCGTTGCGGGAACCGGGACCATCGAGATGAACGGCAACGTAGGACCCATCGAGGGGGTTGACCTCAAGCTCGTTGCGGCGCGGCGCGCCGGTGCGACTGTCTTTCTCGTGCCGCTCGACAACTACAGCGAGGCGAAGGACAAGGGCGACGGGATGAAGCTCATCCCGGTGCAATCGGTCGACGACGCGCTGCAGGCCCTGAAGGCGCTGCGGTGA
- a CDS encoding pantetheine-phosphate adenylyltransferase: MRRAVYPGSFDPVTNGHVDIIERALALFDELVVAVVANPNKRSLFTLEERREMIASAFEGRAGLRVVSFEGLLVKFVESQQAHAIVKGLRAVSDFDYEFQMALLNRRLAPHIDTVFLMTQDIYAFLSSSSVREIASLGGSVHGMVPPVVEARLAERFGVPTDGSPEISPPVERD; this comes from the coding sequence GTGAGACGGGCGGTATATCCAGGGAGCTTCGATCCGGTCACCAACGGCCACGTCGATATCATCGAGCGGGCGCTTGCGCTGTTCGACGAGCTCGTGGTGGCGGTGGTGGCCAACCCGAACAAGCGCTCGCTGTTCACCCTCGAAGAGCGGCGCGAGATGATCGCCAGCGCTTTTGAAGGCCGCGCGGGCCTTCGTGTCGTGAGCTTCGAGGGGTTGCTGGTGAAGTTCGTCGAGAGCCAGCAGGCGCACGCCATCGTGAAAGGGCTGCGCGCGGTCTCCGACTTCGACTACGAGTTCCAGATGGCGCTCCTGAACCGCCGTCTGGCCCCGCACATCGATACCGTGTTCTTGATGACGCAAGACATCTACGCCTTCCTGAGCTCGAGCAGCGTGCGCGAGATCGCGTCGCTCGGCGGGAGTGTGCACGGCATGGTTCCCCCCGTCGTCGAGGCCCGCCTGGCCGAACGTTTCGGAGTTCCCACCGATGGCAGCCCGGAGATTTCCCCGCCGGTCGAGCGGGATTGA
- the rsmD gene encoding 16S rRNA (guanine(966)-N(2))-methyltransferase RsmD, protein MPAAEGRGAAVLSRAARVDALVTKPREGVRPTTRKVLESLFAILDGVIERWDGLRVLDAFAGTGQLGAEALARGAHVTFIEKSGAVASDLRRRYRAASAVVVLRGDALEQLAKLRGPFDLVFLDPPYSAGLASDALALLTAHGLVAPEGWVVAEHHHKDSMPEARSSLRLVRRQRYGETALSMYRGEAAPEEGAEDVCEQPGERGASIEVREAGGSDA, encoded by the coding sequence GTGCCAGCAGCTGAAGGACGAGGTGCTGCGGTGCTTTCGCGGGCAGCTCGTGTCGATGCTCTCGTGACGAAGCCGCGAGAGGGCGTGCGACCCACCACGCGCAAGGTTCTCGAATCGCTCTTCGCCATTCTCGACGGCGTGATCGAGCGGTGGGACGGGCTGCGCGTGCTCGACGCGTTTGCGGGCACCGGTCAGCTCGGCGCCGAAGCGCTCGCGCGAGGCGCCCACGTGACGTTCATCGAGAAGAGCGGCGCCGTGGCCAGCGATCTTCGTCGACGGTATCGTGCGGCCAGCGCCGTGGTGGTGCTGCGGGGCGACGCCCTCGAGCAGCTGGCGAAGCTGCGCGGGCCGTTTGATCTCGTCTTCCTCGATCCGCCGTACAGCGCGGGGCTGGCGTCTGACGCCCTTGCCCTTCTGACCGCGCATGGGCTGGTGGCGCCGGAAGGATGGGTGGTGGCCGAGCATCACCACAAGGATTCGATGCCGGAAGCGCGTTCGTCGCTGCGCCTGGTGCGCAGGCAGCGCTATGGAGAGACGGCGCTGTCGATGTACCGCGGTGAAGCAGCGCCAGAAGAGGGTGCCGAAGACGTGTGTGAGCAACCAGGTGAGCGTGGCGCCAGCATCGAGGTCCGGGAAGCGGGAGGGAGCGACGCGTGA
- the recG gene encoding ATP-dependent DNA helicase RecG translates to MAAPTSAPSRTPYGWRPGRCLKMSSATSGAASRPTQANPRGEGAAPRVPRTFEETLELLVRPLGLERRHGFKNASVVGGLAAYVGRHAAEAVDLSPTAEVGQALIEMRALFGDYDALTSKQRQSRVDCAVAVIDRVRALSAAPRVPVEKAQVPVESAPRSTRVREVPPERIVYVAVEGAPPGESGGPRVRAEQPTVTVSHPKALQKTVASARGVGPGLAHKLERLNLRTVEDLLWHLPRRHEDRRRMKRIDALVPGETVTLTGVVTSVSFFQPPRRPKMSIFKATISDGSGHVQMVFFNRPYLRSALTKGMKLLVNGKVERPKKGPAQTLVMNGPDYEELGGEDDAIHVGRIVPMYGLTEGLMQRAMRKIMKVAVDDFTPLVPDILPATVRKAQAFPSRSSALREVHFPDTPESHASAMEALIFEELFVMQVGLALRRRESERLPRSGRYTLGLDAVDRFAEGLPFPPTEAQARVMREIRDDLLSPVPMSRLVQGDVGSGKTVIAAFAAWCAISSGFQAAVMAPTEILAEQLARKVQDLIGHEHAIRLLTGSLGAAARREALEGLAEGSINVAVGTHALIQDDVRFHNLGLAVVDEQHKFGVVQRSTLRNKGYNPDVLVMTATPIPRTLSLTLYGDLETSIIDQLPAGRSPIRSFWRPSEKLDAVYDFVEKQLEEGRQAYVVCPLVEESEKLEAASATAEAQRVSERFPHRRVGLLHGRMRSDEKDLVMERFRSRAFDILVSTTVVEVGVDVANATVMIVQNADRFGLAQLHQLRGRVGRGQHQSYCVFIADPTSEEGIERMQVISSTTDGFRIAEEDLRFRGPGDFIGSRQSGLPDLRVADLVRDKAVLERARLAARELIGRDSFLAAIECQQLKDEVLRCFRGQLVSMLS, encoded by the coding sequence ATGGCCGCTCCAACGAGCGCGCCATCGAGAACGCCATACGGGTGGCGGCCAGGGCGGTGTCTGAAGATGTCATCGGCCACATCCGGCGCAGCATCGAGGCCGACGCAGGCGAACCCTCGGGGGGAGGGGGCAGCGCCTCGAGTGCCGCGAACGTTTGAAGAGACCCTCGAGCTGCTGGTCAGACCGCTGGGTCTCGAGCGTCGCCATGGCTTCAAGAATGCCTCCGTGGTGGGGGGGCTCGCGGCCTATGTCGGTCGTCACGCCGCCGAGGCTGTCGATCTCTCTCCCACGGCTGAGGTGGGCCAGGCACTCATCGAGATGCGCGCCCTCTTCGGCGACTACGATGCGCTGACGTCGAAGCAGCGTCAGAGCCGTGTCGACTGTGCGGTGGCGGTCATCGATCGCGTGCGCGCGCTCAGCGCGGCGCCCAGAGTCCCTGTGGAGAAGGCGCAGGTGCCGGTCGAGAGCGCGCCCAGGTCTACACGCGTCCGCGAGGTGCCGCCGGAGCGCATCGTCTACGTCGCGGTGGAAGGTGCCCCGCCCGGCGAGAGTGGTGGTCCTCGTGTGCGCGCTGAGCAGCCCACGGTCACGGTCTCGCACCCCAAGGCCCTGCAGAAGACGGTGGCGTCGGCTCGCGGCGTGGGTCCCGGACTCGCGCACAAGCTCGAGCGCCTCAACCTGCGCACCGTCGAAGACCTGCTGTGGCATCTCCCTCGTCGTCACGAAGACCGACGCCGCATGAAGCGCATCGACGCGCTCGTGCCGGGCGAGACGGTGACGCTGACCGGTGTCGTCACCAGCGTGAGCTTCTTCCAGCCGCCCCGCCGTCCGAAGATGTCCATCTTCAAGGCGACCATCTCCGATGGCAGCGGACACGTTCAGATGGTGTTCTTCAATCGCCCCTACCTGCGCAGCGCGCTCACCAAGGGAATGAAGCTCCTGGTGAACGGCAAGGTCGAGCGCCCCAAGAAGGGGCCTGCGCAGACCCTCGTCATGAACGGGCCGGACTACGAAGAGCTGGGCGGTGAAGATGACGCCATCCACGTGGGGCGCATCGTTCCGATGTACGGCCTCACCGAAGGCCTCATGCAGCGGGCCATGCGCAAGATCATGAAGGTCGCGGTCGACGATTTCACGCCCCTGGTGCCTGACATCCTGCCCGCCACCGTGCGCAAGGCGCAGGCATTTCCGTCCCGATCATCCGCGCTGCGAGAGGTGCACTTCCCGGACACGCCAGAATCGCACGCGTCTGCCATGGAAGCGCTCATCTTCGAGGAGCTCTTCGTCATGCAGGTGGGGCTCGCGCTGCGCCGTCGGGAGAGCGAGCGCCTGCCACGCAGCGGTCGCTACACGCTCGGTCTCGACGCCGTCGATCGCTTTGCCGAGGGCCTGCCGTTCCCCCCCACCGAGGCGCAGGCTCGCGTCATGCGCGAGATTCGAGACGATCTGCTCAGCCCTGTGCCCATGAGCCGTCTGGTGCAGGGCGATGTGGGCAGCGGAAAGACCGTGATCGCCGCGTTTGCCGCGTGGTGCGCCATCTCGTCCGGCTTTCAGGCGGCGGTGATGGCGCCCACCGAGATATTGGCCGAGCAGCTGGCGCGGAAGGTGCAAGACCTCATCGGACACGAGCACGCCATTCGTCTGCTCACCGGCAGCCTGGGCGCGGCCGCGCGCCGCGAAGCGCTCGAGGGGCTGGCCGAGGGGAGCATCAACGTGGCGGTGGGCACCCATGCCCTCATTCAAGACGACGTCCGCTTCCACAACCTGGGGCTCGCCGTGGTCGATGAGCAGCACAAGTTCGGCGTTGTTCAGCGCAGCACGCTGCGCAACAAGGGCTACAACCCGGACGTGCTCGTCATGACCGCGACTCCTATTCCGCGCACCTTGTCGCTGACGCTGTACGGCGACCTCGAGACGTCGATCATCGATCAGCTGCCCGCGGGGCGCAGCCCCATCCGCTCGTTCTGGCGTCCGAGCGAGAAGCTCGACGCGGTGTACGACTTCGTCGAGAAGCAGCTCGAGGAGGGGCGTCAGGCGTATGTGGTCTGCCCGCTCGTCGAGGAGTCGGAGAAGCTCGAGGCGGCCAGCGCCACGGCCGAAGCGCAGCGCGTGTCGGAGCGCTTTCCGCACCGGCGCGTGGGCCTGCTTCACGGACGCATGCGCTCTGACGAGAAGGACCTCGTCATGGAGCGCTTCCGCTCGCGTGCGTTCGACATACTGGTGTCGACCACGGTGGTCGAGGTGGGGGTCGATGTTGCCAATGCCACGGTCATGATCGTGCAGAACGCCGACCGCTTCGGGCTGGCGCAGCTGCACCAGCTGCGCGGTCGGGTAGGGCGGGGGCAGCATCAGTCGTACTGCGTGTTCATCGCCGATCCCACCTCGGAAGAGGGGATCGAGCGCATGCAGGTGATCTCGTCGACCACCGATGGCTTTCGCATCGCGGAGGAAGACCTGCGGTTCCGCGGCCCCGGCGATTTCATCGGCAGCCGTCAGTCCGGTCTTCCCGATCTGCGCGTGGCCGATCTCGTGCGCGACAAGGCGGTGCTCGAGCGGGCGCGCCTGGCGGCGCGAGAGCTCATCGGGCGCGATTCGTTCCTGGCCGCCATCGAGTGCCAGCAGCTGAAGGACGAGGTGCTGCGGTGCTTTCGCGGGCAGCTCGTGTCGATGCTCTCGTGA
- the plsX gene encoding phosphate acyltransferase PlsX — MSSAPTTSSTAPRPAVIAVDAMGGDEAPEAVVKGARAALSDACQIVLVGDEAKLRGRFGALLEAPGLRIAHASEVIGMDETPSTALEKKKDASMVVAARLVKEGQAQALVSAGNTGALMAGSLLTMGRLKGIRRPAIAVKWPTYDAHVDHVLVLDCGANAETKPEYLLQFAHMGAVYMQRVTGRSSPRVGLLNIGGEVGKGGTLVNAAYGLLEASGLRFVGNIEPTQMMRGVCDVVVTDGFSGNMILKTGETVAEMIMSTIKSGVRATLRAKIGAWLMKPVFLDVKKKVDHSEYGGALLLGLRAPVVKAHGRSNERAIENAIRVAARAVSEDVIGHIRRSIEADAGEPSGGGGSASSAANV; from the coding sequence ATGAGCAGCGCTCCAACGACGTCGTCGACAGCCCCCCGCCCCGCTGTGATCGCTGTCGACGCCATGGGCGGTGACGAGGCGCCCGAGGCCGTTGTGAAGGGGGCGCGAGCGGCTCTGTCCGACGCGTGCCAGATCGTCCTGGTCGGTGATGAGGCGAAGCTGCGGGGAAGGTTCGGCGCGCTGCTCGAGGCCCCCGGGCTTCGCATCGCCCACGCATCCGAGGTCATCGGCATGGACGAGACCCCCAGCACCGCCCTCGAGAAGAAGAAAGACGCCTCCATGGTTGTTGCGGCGCGTCTGGTCAAGGAGGGTCAGGCCCAGGCGCTTGTCTCGGCGGGCAACACGGGCGCGCTCATGGCCGGCTCGCTGCTCACCATGGGCCGTCTGAAGGGCATCCGCCGCCCGGCCATCGCGGTGAAGTGGCCGACCTACGACGCCCACGTCGATCATGTCCTTGTGCTCGACTGCGGGGCCAACGCGGAGACGAAGCCCGAGTATCTTCTCCAGTTCGCACATATGGGGGCGGTGTACATGCAGCGTGTCACCGGTCGCTCTTCGCCACGTGTCGGCCTGCTCAACATCGGCGGCGAGGTCGGCAAGGGGGGGACGCTTGTGAACGCTGCCTACGGTCTGCTCGAGGCTTCCGGTCTTCGCTTCGTCGGCAACATCGAGCCCACGCAGATGATGCGCGGGGTCTGCGACGTGGTGGTCACCGACGGCTTCAGTGGCAACATGATTCTCAAGACCGGCGAGACGGTCGCAGAGATGATCATGTCCACCATCAAGAGCGGCGTACGTGCCACTCTTCGTGCCAAGATCGGCGCCTGGCTGATGAAGCCCGTCTTCCTCGATGTGAAGAAGAAGGTCGACCACTCAGAGTATGGCGGTGCGCTGCTGCTGGGGCTTCGCGCGCCCGTGGTGAAGGCGCATGGCCGCTCCAACGAGCGCGCCATCGAGAACGCCATACGGGTGGCGGCCAGGGCGGTGTCTGAAGATGTCATCGGCCACATCCGGCGCAGCATCGAGGCCGACGCAGGCGAACCCTCGGGGGGAGGGGGCAGCGCCTCGAGTGCCGCGAACGTTTGA